From the Lentimicrobiaceae bacterium genome, the window TTGTAGCAAAATATTGAAAATATCAGTATGTGCTTTTTCAATTTCATCTAACAGAATAATAGAGTAGGGACGATGTCTAACTTGTTCGGTAAGCTGACCGCCTTCCTGATAGCCAACGTATCCCGGAGGAGCTCCTACCAATCGCGAAACGTTGAATTTTTCCATATATTCACTCATATCTATCCTGATAAGATTTTCTTTTGAGTCGAACAAAAATTCGGCAAGCACCTTAGCCAAATGAGTTTTTCCAACTCCGGTAGGACCTAAAAATATAAAACTTCCAATAGGTCTGTTCGGGTCTTTAAGTCCGGCTCTGTTTCTGCGAATAGCTTTCGATATTTTTTCTATTGCTTTGTTTTGTCCTACGACTTGTTTAGACAATTCCTTCTCAATGTTAAGCAATCTGTCGGTTTCATTTTCGGCTATGCGCTGTACTGGAACGCCTGTCATCATTGCAATAACTTCGGCTACGTTTTCGTAGGTAACAATCTGACGGTTCTTTTTAGACTCGTTAGTCCACTGTATTTTTTGTTTCTCTATTTTCGACTGAATAAGTCTTTCTTCATCTCTGTAAGATGCAGCCTTTTCAAACTGCTGACTTTTTATAGCTTCAAGTTTTTTCTCTTGAACAACTTCGAGTTCTTTTTCCAAATTTTGAAGCTCTGTAGGCACATTTATATTCGAAATATGAACTTTTGAACCGGCTTCGTCCATAGCATCTATAGCTTTATCGGGCAAAGCTCGATCCGACAAATACCTATTAGTTAAGGTTACACACGCTCTTATAGCTTCATCGGAGTAAATAACGTTATGATGGTCTTCGTATCTGTCTTTTATTTGTTTTAATATTTGAATGGTTTCTTCGGGCGTGGTAGGCTCGACCATAACTTTTTGAAATCGTCTTTCCAAAGCACCGTCTTTTTCAATATTTTCTCTGTATTCATCAAGGGTGGTTGCACCAATACACTGAATTGTTCCGTTGGCAAGAGCCGGCTTGAATATATTGCTGGCATCTAATCCGCCACTAACATTACCTGCACCGACAATAGTATGAATTTCATCGATAAATAAAATTACATCTTTGTTGCTTTCCAATTCGGTGATAAGAGCTTTCATACGCTCTTCAAACTGCCCCCTGTACTTAGTGCCGGCAACCATGCTAGCCATATCAATATTGACAACTCTTTTGTTGAATAAAGTTCTGGGGATTTTCTTCTGAACTATCCTTTGAGCCAAGCCTTCTGCAATAGCAGTTTTACCAACTCCGGGCTCGCCTATAAGTATTGGGTTGTTTTTTTTGCGGCGACTTAATATTTGCGATATCCTAATAAGTTCTTTTTCACGACCAATAATTGGGTCTAAAAGGTTTTCGGCTGCTGCTTTTGTTAAATCTTTGCCAAAGGCATCTAGTACGGGAGTACTTACCTTTGAGCTACTCGAACTTGACCCGTAGCTACTTGAGCGTGATGATTTTTTTGCATCAACGTCGCTTTCTTCGTTGAAAACATTATCTTCGCTATCGTTTTTACCGTAGTCGGCTATGGTAATATCTTCAACATCTTCTTTAAAACTTTCGTAATCAACCTCGTAGTCTCTTTCTAAAATTTTGGTAACTATATTATCCTTATCTTTTAAAATAGCCAACATAACGTGCTCAGTATCAATATACTCATCGTTAAAATTTCTTGCTTCCAAATATGTTGACTTTAAGGCTCTTTCGGCTTGTTTTTGCAAAGGAATATCGTCGTTTGCGTTAGAACCTAAATTGTAGTTTTTAGCGACTATAAGCTCAATTTTGTGTTTCAATTCAATAATATCAACACCTTCTAAGGTAAGAATTTCTATAGCAACACCTTTACCTTCTCTTATAAGTCCTAACATTAAATGTTCAACTCCAATATGGTCGTTACCCAAACGTATAGCTTCTTCACGGCTATATGCCAGTACATCTTTTACTCTTTTTGAAAATTTTGCTTCCATAGTATCTTATAATCCGCATATTTAATGCCAAACTAATAATGCAGCTAATTATTCCACAAAAGTAAAAATTTAATATGGTATCTATAAACTTTTTAACAATCTTTATCGTTAAACAATGGGTTAAGATATTGAAAATCTGCACAATAAACTTATTAACAATTATTTGTTCAAAACCATTTAATTAAATGACAAGTTGTCAGACTGAGATTAACAAAAAATGTGTAAATTTGTAAAATAAAGTATAAATCACAATAAACTGATAATGAATTAAATGTAGATGAAAGACAATAGAGAAGAATTTACAACTGAGAACGAAAAAATAATACCGGTAAATATTTCAAAGCAAATGAAGACCGCATACATCGATTATGCTATGTCGGTAATTGTTTCGAGAGCTTTACCTGATGTTAGAGACGGCTTTAAGCCCGTGCATCGTAGGGTATTATACGGTATGCAAGAGTTAGGATTGTATTCTAATAGGGGATATAAGAAATCGGCACGTATTGTTGGAGAAGTAATGGGTAAATATCACCCACACGGCGACAGTTCCGTTTACGGTGCTATGGTCAGGCTGGCTCAACCATGGGCTATGCGATACCCATTGGTTGACGGACAAGGCAACTTCGGCTCTATTGACGGAGATAGTCCGGCAGCTATGCGTTATACCGAAGCCAGAATGAAAAAAATGGCTGAAGAAATGCTTGTCGATATTGATAAAGATACGGTTGACATGCAGCTCAACTTCGACGATAGTTTGAAAGAGCCTACAGTATTACCTTCAAAACTGCCTAATTTGCTTATAAACGGAACTTCGGGTATAGCTGTAGGTATGGCTACAAATATTGCTCCGCATAACCTAACCGAAGTAGTTAATGGTTGTATTGCATATATAGATAATAGAGATATTACAATAAAGGAACTTATGCAGTACATTACTGCACCGGATTTCCCGACAGGTGGAACAATTTACGGGTACGATGGGGTTATTCAGGCTTTTGAAACAGGAAAAGGTCGTATTGTTGTTAGGGGTGATGCCAAAATAGAAACAGACAGTAAAGACAACGAAATGATAGTGGTAACTTCAATACCATACGTTGTTAATAAATCGGAAATGATTAGAAAAACAGCCGACCTTGTTAATGACCGTAAAATTGAAGGAATTAGAGATATAAGAGACGAAAGCGATAGAAATGGTATAAGAATAGTTTATGAAGTTAAAAGAGATGCTCTTGCAAGTGTTGTGCTGAATTTGTTGTATCAAAATACTGAACTTCAATCCAGTTTTAACGTTAACACCATTGCACTTGTTAATGGTCGTCCGCTTCAGCTAAATCTTAAAGAGATGATTGAACACTTTGTCAATCACCGCCATGAAGTTATTGTCAGACGTACACAATTTGAGTTAAATCAGGCTGAAGAAAAAGCTCATATATTAGAAGGTCTTGTTATTGCGATTGACAATATCGACGAAGTAATATCAATTATTCGTGCAGCTTCAACTCCTGATATTGCCAGAGAAAATCTAATTGAAAGATTTGGCTTTACCGATGTTCAGGCTAAAGCTATATTGGCTATGCGTTTGCAGCGTCTTACAGGTTTGGAACGCGAAAAACTTAAAGCCGAATACGAAGATTTATTAGTCCTTATTGCCAAGCTAAAAGAAATTCTTGCCGACGTTAATAAGCAGCTAGAAATAGTTAAAGACGAGCTTATTGAAGTTAGAGAAAAATACGGCGACGAAAGAAGAACAAAAATTGAGTACTCGTCAGCCGATTTCAGAATTGAAGACACAATAGCCGACGAAGGTATGGTTGTTACTGTGTCGCATATGGGATATATTAAAAGGACTTCGTTAGATGAATATAGGTTGCAGAATAGGGGAGGCAAAGGCTCCAGAGGTTCTGATTTTAGAGACGAAGATTATCTAGAACACCTATTTATTTCCAACACACACGGATATTTATTAATTTTTACCGAAAGCGGAAAATGCCATTGGTTAAGAACATTTGAAATCCCCGAAGGGTCTAAAAATTCAAAGGGTAGAGCTATTCAAAATTTATTGAACATAGATAAAGACGATAAAATTAAATCTATCCTAAATATTTCAAATCCAAACGATGAAAAATTCGAGTCTTCGCATTTTGTTGTTTTTTGTACCAAAAACGGAACTATAAAAAGGACAAGTCTGGAAGCATTTTCAAGACCTAGAAGTGGTGGTATTAGAGCTATAGTTATCAACGAAGGCGATAGTTTGCTTGAAGCAAAACTAACCAACGGCAAACAAGAAATTATATTAGGGATAAAGAGCGGTAAAGCCATCAGATTTAACGAAACAACCGTTAGAGAAGTGGGTAGAAATGCTGCCGGAGTTAAAGGAATTACATTAAATAAACATAAAGATGAAGTAATTGGCATAATTTGTGTTGATCCTGATGATGAAGACGAATCTATTTTGGTAGTTTCGGAAAACGGATACGGAAAACGATCGAAACTCGAGGATTATAGAGTTACCAATAGGGGAGGCAAAGGTGTAAAAACCATTAACATAACGGAGAAAACAGGTGATTTGGTAGCTATAAAAGATGTTAAGGATGGAGACGAGTTGATGATTATTAACAAGGAAGGAATAATTATCAGAATAGCAGTCGAAGATATTAGAATTATTGGTAGAGTAGCGCAAGGTGTTAAACTTATTGACATGCAAGAAGGTGACCAAATAGCAGCAGTTGCTAAAGTACCTTACGCAGTTATTAACTTAGATGCCGAACCTGATGAAGAAAATAATATTTATGACAACGAGGAACATGCAGAAGAAGCTGAGGCAGATTATGAAAATGAAGAATAAACTATGTTCATTAAAACATTAAACATTAAACATTATAAATTATAACAAATAACATTAAATCACAAAAATTTTAAACCATGAAAAAATTAT encodes:
- a CDS encoding ATP-dependent Clp protease ATP-binding subunit, with protein sequence MEAKFSKRVKDVLAYSREEAIRLGNDHIGVEHLMLGLIREGKGVAIEILTLEGVDIIELKHKIELIVAKNYNLGSNANDDIPLQKQAERALKSTYLEARNFNDEYIDTEHVMLAILKDKDNIVTKILERDYEVDYESFKEDVEDITIADYGKNDSEDNVFNEESDVDAKKSSRSSSYGSSSSSSKVSTPVLDAFGKDLTKAAAENLLDPIIGREKELIRISQILSRRKKNNPILIGEPGVGKTAIAEGLAQRIVQKKIPRTLFNKRVVNIDMASMVAGTKYRGQFEERMKALITELESNKDVILFIDEIHTIVGAGNVSGGLDASNIFKPALANGTIQCIGATTLDEYRENIEKDGALERRFQKVMVEPTTPEETIQILKQIKDRYEDHHNVIYSDEAIRACVTLTNRYLSDRALPDKAIDAMDEAGSKVHISNINVPTELQNLEKELEVVQEKKLEAIKSQQFEKAASYRDEERLIQSKIEKQKIQWTNESKKNRQIVTYENVAEVIAMMTGVPVQRIAENETDRLLNIEKELSKQVVGQNKAIEKISKAIRRNRAGLKDPNRPIGSFIFLGPTGVGKTHLAKVLAEFLFDSKENLIRIDMSEYMEKFNVSRLVGAPPGYVGYQEGGQLTEQVRHRPYSIILLDEIEKAHTDIFNILLQVLDEGKLTDSLGKKVDFRNTIIIMTSNIGSKRLKDFGTGVGFNTGAKSSQTDIIVKGIIEKEMKKTFTPEFINRVDDIIIFDSLGKKDLYKIIDIELKEVFSRISNLNYNISITKKAKDFILDEGWDEQYGARPLKRAIQKYVEDKISEEIIKGKLKSGDNILVDYNATLKDIVISVSKPTKEIENNITVEEINN
- the gyrA gene encoding DNA gyrase subunit A, with the protein product MKDNREEFTTENEKIIPVNISKQMKTAYIDYAMSVIVSRALPDVRDGFKPVHRRVLYGMQELGLYSNRGYKKSARIVGEVMGKYHPHGDSSVYGAMVRLAQPWAMRYPLVDGQGNFGSIDGDSPAAMRYTEARMKKMAEEMLVDIDKDTVDMQLNFDDSLKEPTVLPSKLPNLLINGTSGIAVGMATNIAPHNLTEVVNGCIAYIDNRDITIKELMQYITAPDFPTGGTIYGYDGVIQAFETGKGRIVVRGDAKIETDSKDNEMIVVTSIPYVVNKSEMIRKTADLVNDRKIEGIRDIRDESDRNGIRIVYEVKRDALASVVLNLLYQNTELQSSFNVNTIALVNGRPLQLNLKEMIEHFVNHRHEVIVRRTQFELNQAEEKAHILEGLVIAIDNIDEVISIIRAASTPDIARENLIERFGFTDVQAKAILAMRLQRLTGLEREKLKAEYEDLLVLIAKLKEILADVNKQLEIVKDELIEVREKYGDERRTKIEYSSADFRIEDTIADEGMVVTVSHMGYIKRTSLDEYRLQNRGGKGSRGSDFRDEDYLEHLFISNTHGYLLIFTESGKCHWLRTFEIPEGSKNSKGRAIQNLLNIDKDDKIKSILNISNPNDEKFESSHFVVFCTKNGTIKRTSLEAFSRPRSGGIRAIVINEGDSLLEAKLTNGKQEIILGIKSGKAIRFNETTVREVGRNAAGVKGITLNKHKDEVIGIICVDPDDEDESILVVSENGYGKRSKLEDYRVTNRGGKGVKTINITEKTGDLVAIKDVKDGDELMIINKEGIIIRIAVEDIRIIGRVAQGVKLIDMQEGDQIAAVAKVPYAVINLDAEPDEENNIYDNEEHAEEAEADYENEE